In one Butyrivibrio proteoclasticus B316 genomic region, the following are encoded:
- a CDS encoding epoxyqueuosine reductase QueH, translating to MNKRNYSRELENRIAGFERENRFPRLLLHACCAPCSSYCLEYLREYFDVTVFFYNPNITEEREYRKRVEEEKRLISEYNRQVEENSFEGMNSDSRARRIEIMEGDYVPSDFMHAVKGLEDCPEGGDRCRKCFELRLDETARIARDNGFEFFTTTLTISPLKNADVLNEVGEEAARKINSQARAADPGKEISQIQFLPSDFKKKNGYKRSIELSHKFGLYRQDYCGCGFSKAQREKEKEEKNVNV from the coding sequence TTGAATAAGAGAAATTATTCCAGAGAATTAGAGAATAGAATAGCCGGCTTTGAGCGCGAGAACAGGTTTCCAAGGCTTCTTTTACATGCCTGTTGTGCGCCATGCTCTTCGTACTGCCTTGAATACTTAAGAGAGTATTTTGATGTGACAGTTTTTTTCTACAATCCCAATATTACTGAAGAGAGAGAGTACAGGAAAAGAGTTGAAGAGGAAAAGAGGCTTATTTCTGAGTATAACAGACAGGTGGAAGAAAACAGTTTCGAAGGGATGAATTCGGATTCGCGCGCAAGGCGCATTGAGATAATGGAAGGGGACTATGTTCCTTCGGACTTTATGCATGCTGTTAAGGGGCTTGAGGATTGCCCTGAAGGTGGAGACAGGTGCAGGAAGTGCTTTGAGCTTAGACTTGATGAAACAGCCAGGATAGCAAGGGATAACGGCTTTGAATTCTTTACCACAACGCTGACTATAAGCCCGCTTAAAAACGCGGATGTACTTAATGAAGTGGGTGAGGAGGCAGCAAGGAAGATAAACTCGCAGGCTCGTGCTGCAGATCCGGGAAAAGAGATATCGCAGATACAGTTCCTTCCATCTGATTTTAAAAAGAAAAATGGATATAAACGCTCAATAGAGTTGTCCCATAAATTCGGACTCTACAGGCAGGATTACTGCGGATGCGGTTTTTCCAAGGCACAGAGGGAAAAAGAAAAAGAGGAGAAAAACGTAAATGTATAA
- a CDS encoding shikimate kinase: protein MANFTDGNTNVCGLIGNPVRHTLSPLIHNSLAEITGINMVYVPFEVAEGDVSDAVKGALALGVRGLNVTIPYKSDVIPCLEDIDPLAKAIGAVNTLVRTPNGGFKGYNTDMTGLYHSMQDEGVELEGRTVVILGAGGVARPAAFLCASKGAKKVYILNRTYERAMDVAGEVNRALFDLSREDLVTADGINAEGDPLDIPEIVVPMKIENYRDLYEEKEKFITLQCTSVGLFPDVNSAIIEDSEFYEHISVGIDMVYRPLETKFMKLTAEAGAKAVSGLKMLLYQAIDAYELWFESELFAEMQKSGEDKKTDAEQKAVKISKEQADEIYKSLVMEVTGARNIILEGFMGSGKTTVSEILADKLDLELLDTDAAIVEAEGRSISDIFETDGEESFRDMETALLETASSEHFREMVISLGGGLVLRKENRELLQELGKVVYLRTKPETVYERVRYDDSRPLLKTADPLSTIRKMQSDRGSIYELAADFIIDTDDLTPSEIADRIIEELGIVIV from the coding sequence ATGGCTAATTTTACTGACGGGAATACTAACGTGTGTGGACTTATAGGAAATCCTGTAAGGCATACGCTTTCACCTCTTATACATAACAGCCTGGCTGAGATTACGGGGATAAACATGGTCTACGTTCCCTTTGAGGTAGCAGAAGGGGATGTTTCTGATGCTGTTAAGGGAGCGCTGGCTCTTGGGGTAAGAGGTCTTAATGTCACTATTCCCTATAAAAGTGATGTTATTCCATGCCTTGAGGATATAGATCCTCTTGCCAAGGCAATAGGCGCGGTCAATACTCTGGTGAGAACACCAAATGGTGGCTTTAAGGGCTACAACACAGATATGACAGGGCTTTATCATTCTATGCAGGATGAAGGCGTTGAGCTTGAGGGTAGGACAGTAGTTATTCTGGGAGCAGGCGGCGTGGCGAGACCTGCAGCTTTTCTGTGCGCCAGCAAGGGAGCAAAAAAGGTATATATACTTAACAGAACCTATGAGAGAGCGATGGATGTGGCAGGAGAAGTCAACAGAGCACTTTTTGATTTAAGCCGTGAAGACCTTGTGACTGCAGATGGCATAAATGCTGAAGGCGATCCCCTGGATATTCCTGAAATCGTAGTTCCTATGAAGATTGAGAACTACAGAGATTTATATGAGGAAAAAGAAAAATTTATAACCCTTCAGTGTACTTCAGTAGGCCTTTTCCCTGATGTAAACAGCGCTATCATTGAGGATAGCGAATTCTATGAACATATCAGCGTGGGAATTGATATGGTGTACAGGCCTCTTGAGACCAAGTTTATGAAGCTTACAGCAGAAGCTGGTGCCAAGGCGGTTTCAGGACTTAAAATGCTCTTATATCAGGCAATTGATGCTTATGAACTGTGGTTTGAAAGTGAGCTTTTTGCTGAAATGCAGAAATCAGGTGAAGATAAGAAAACTGATGCTGAGCAGAAGGCTGTTAAGATATCCAAAGAGCAGGCAGATGAAATATACAAGTCTCTTGTTATGGAGGTTACAGGCGCAAGGAATATTATCCTTGAGGGATTTATGGGAAGTGGTAAGACAACTGTCTCTGAAATCCTTGCTGATAAGCTTGACCTTGAACTTCTTGATACGGACGCAGCTATAGTAGAGGCTGAGGGCCGCAGCATTAGTGACATATTTGAAACTGATGGTGAAGAGAGCTTTAGAGACATGGAGACAGCTCTTTTGGAAACGGCTTCATCAGAGCATTTCAGAGAAATGGTAATATCCCTTGGAGGAGGCCTTGTCCTGCGCAAAGAGAACAGGGAGCTTTTGCAGGAACTTGGTAAGGTGGTGTATCTTAGGACAAAGCCTGAGACCGTCTATGAGAGAGTTAGATATGATGATTCAAGACCGCTTCTAAAGACAGCTGATCCACTTTCTACAATCAGGAAAATGCAAAGTGATCGGGGAAGTATTTACGAGCTTGCAGCTGATTTTATAATAGATACTGACGATCTTACGCCTTCAGAAATCGCAGACAGGATAATTGAGGAGCTTGGGATAGTTATAGTATGA